A stretch of DNA from Drosophila virilis strain 15010-1051.87 chromosome 5, Dvir_AGI_RSII-ME, whole genome shotgun sequence:
GCGCAGCGcaagcagctggagctggacaTCAAGAACTACACTGGCGACGATCCGCTGGAGCCATGGTATGCCTATATATGCTGGATTGAGCAAAGCTATCCGGCGGGCGGAAGCAATTCCGGCCTGCAAAAGGTCATGCACAAATGTCTGACCCGCTTCGAGCAGGACGAGCGCTACAAACAAGATCCACGCCTGATCAAGTTGTTTATCAAATTTGTAAGTCTGAGACTTGGGTTATTGATAAAATCTTATAGATTCTCTGTCTGACAGATGGGCAGCCAGGGCGATCAGATTGAGTGTTATCAGCAGATGTACAACAGCGGCATTGGCACCATGCTGGCTGATTTCTATATAGCCTGGGCCTACAGCTACGACCTGAGCGGCAATATGCGCAAAGCCAACGAGATCTTTCGCCTGGGCGTTGATTGTCGCGCCGAGCCGCTGGAGGAGCTCAAGGAGGCGCAACAGCATTTTGGCTACACGGTCGCTCAGCGCATGCTCTACAGCGAGGGCGAGGAGACAACTGCTGTCACACAGGAGCTCAATGATCGCCGCTTGGCGTTGCGTTCGCTACACGGCCAGAAACGTAAGAATACGCTCACCGTCGGCAGCGTGCGCACGGGCGCGGCTATCCGGAGTAACATGCCCGGCGTGGTACACGTGAGTTtcagaagaaaaacaaaaataaaaaacaaactaaactCCTTTTCATTCCAGAACGTTGGAGCCAGCACCAGTCGGGCGGGTCGCAATGCCAACCGTCAGCTAGAGGTGTTCAACGATGAGAACGCGGATCTCAATgtgccgccaccgccgccgatCGCTGAGCCAGAGACGCCGGCAGACGCTAAATCCAGTCTGCGTTCCATAATCGATGCAGCACGCCAGCAGGAGAATCTCAAAGAACCCATAGCCTGGAGCAAGCCTCACAAGCATGGCAAAATCTTTGCCTCGACGGCCGCACATGATCCGGCCTTTCCCATACACGTGGACGAGAAGGCGCTGCCGCCGATTGTTGATCCCGATGGCAATATGCTAAAGCCCTTCAAATATCCACCCAACTTTAAGCCGAAAAATACATCACAGGAGCCTTGGGTAACTCCGGTAACCATTGAGGATGAGCCGGACACCAATACGCTGCCCTGCTACAACAAATGCATGCTCTATCCACGTCCCAATATGGAGTTCTCGCCCGAGGAGTATCGTGCTTATTGCTGGTTCAGGCGTCGCAACGAACAGCATCCGTATGTGCTGCGCAACGAGGCCTGGTGGGGTAATGGTGCTGCTTTTGGCGTGCGTCGTTATCCAAACTTTGCCAGCATATCGAAGCCGCAGGCACGGGACGAGCTGGATGCATATTACAAGCCGCCGGCGGTGCCGTCTCTAGCTACATTGCTGGACAAGGTCTACAATGATGAGGAGCAGCAGGAGTATCAGCTGGAGGAGCTGCTTGTAGCTAAATGGCGCCAGAAACTTATTACACAGCGCGGCGTCATGGACATGGAGGAGACGGTCTGCCTGCCGGGCGAGCAAATGCCGCGACGCAAGAGTTTCTTTCCCAATCTTCAGCCGGGCTCGAGCAGGAAGTCGATTATGCCGCGCATATCCTGTGTCATGGAGGAAGACGAGGATAGGGAGTCAGAGGAAGAGCagttgaagcagcagcagcaggttgAGAAGCCAAAGACACCTGAGCCTCTTGTCATGAAAATATGGGAAGATCCAGCCGCAGAAGTCTTGCCCCCAATTCCAACTGAAAGTGTGGTTCCAACTCCGATTCCCACCCCAATCCCAGCTATAGCTGTAACATCTCCCCCCGGGGATAAATTTGTGATGCCTGCCCCGCCCACAcgcaaaattgaaatattcgaAGATGATGcgatgccgccgccgccgccggctgCAGTGAAGCCAGCGCCCAGCGTTTTCTTTGATGCAGATGAGACGTGTTCCACGCAAATGTTCAACATATTCATTAAATCGCAGGCGGTGAGCACGCCCAAAGCGCCACAGAAACAGGCGCCGGCACGACAATTCGGCACCCTACTCAAGGAGATGCCACAGCcgccgacagcagcagcgccagctgccCCATTGCCGCCCGCGAGCGAGGAGCCAGCCGAGCCGGAAGCGGCGGTCGCAGCCGCTGGCCAGACAGTATCGCCCATGCTGCGCAAACAGCTGTCGACCATACTGGAGACATCGGAGCATGGTGTAGGCGCCACAAATGGCACCACCAAATCTACACTGACCAGCACCACATCGACCACATCCAATACGAACAGCACATCGCCCAGCTTGCAGGCGACAGCCTTTGTGCTGAGCAGCACGCCGGGACCGACTCGGCTGCAGCGACAAATGGTTAGCGAGCTGTCCGTAGTGGGCGAGGAGCCGACGGCGGCTGGTAATTTCCAGCGCTTGGAGCTCTGGGAGCCGAATGCGCCCAGTGTGCCGCTGCTGAAATCGCTGCGTTTTCAGGAGGACAAAACAGAAACGGTGCCCAAGCCATTGATGGCCTGTTACCAGGAGGACAAAACGGAAACGTTGCCCAAGCTGCCGCTTACGTTGCCGGACATGGCGAATGCAtcgaagctgctgctgcagccgtcGGTGCCGCAGTTGCCGACGGAAtacgacgatgacgatgacttGTGCGGACTGTTTGCCAAGACGCCGCCGAAGACAAAGGCATTCGGCTCGCCGCTCTACGCGGAAAGCTCGAAGCGCATGTGCGAGCAGCGCACGCCCGAAATGTTCAGCAAATCCATGAAGCATGTGGAGCCCGCCAAGAGGAGCTCCTTTGAGGTCTTTAAGGAGGAGAGCTATGCGCTGTCGGGTCTTAAGCCTAGCAGCAAGGCGACGAGCAGCGTCAACAAACTGGCCGAATCCCTTATGGCGGATCTCTCCTTTGTGCCGGAGACGCAACAGCCAACGGCTTTGAGGGATGGAAAAAGTCAAGCGGCGGCACAAAAGAAATTTGAGATCTTTCTGGATGAGAgcatgccgccgccgccggtgGTGCCGCCCATGATGAACTGCACCCTGGCCGAAACGCAATCGGAAACGATTGGCCCGGCGCATTTGACGGCTTCCTTTATGAAGGATCTGAGCAGCTGTCCCCTGCCGCTGCCTGTGCCCGTTAAGAGTCCAGCGACGGTAGCTCAACAGAATTTCGAAATCTTTTTGGATGAATCCTTACCAAacatgccgccgccgccgccgctggcgCTTGACCCAATGGACTGCACATTGCCCGAAACGCAGCCACAAGGCGCTGCTGTGCTGGATCACTTGGAGACGATCGGACCGGCACATCTTACCGCTTCCTTTATGAAGGATTGCACAGAGTTGAGCAAGTGCCCCTCGCCACCAAGCACGTCCGGCAATCGCTCCACAacgaaaacagcaacaaagagCACAACAAAGCTCAAGTTTCTGCAGGATTTGGAAAAATCCAGCACACAGACGGAGTCCAACAAAGCTGCCAATGATTACTTTGAGCTAAATGCCGCCACCGAAATGTTTGCCAGCAACATTAGCATGATCAAGAACTCGACGCTGCTGCCCGAGACGAGCAAGCGCAGTAAGTCGCCCCCAAAGCAGCCAGctccagttgcagcagcagctcctgtGCCTTCTCCAACTCCAGTCGTTAGCCAGCCCGTACCGCTTATTGTTCTGGACGAGCCTGAAGACGATGAACGCAGCATTTATTACAAGGCCACGCCGCTGACACCCAAGCAATCGAACCATTCCTGGCGAGAGTTGAGTATTGGCACGACGTCCAAGGAGGAATTTCGGCATCGCAAGGCGAGCTTTGATGAATCCGTGCTGAATAGCACGCTGGCCAGCGGCAATGTGAATCCCTTCAGTGTGGACATCATCAATTCACTGCTAGACCATTTGGAGTTCTCGATGTACATCGAAAAGCTGCCCAATTGCCAGCTGATGGGTCATGTGAAGCGCGTCGCGCCGCAATCCACGCTGCAAGTGAACGGCGAGCAGTTCGAGGTGCACAAAATAATTGGCAAGGGCGCCTATGGTTCCGTATTTAGCGGCATTCACTGCAAATCGGGCAAAAAGGTTGCCTTCAAACAGGAGAAACCCACCAATTACTGGGAGTACTATATCTGTCTGGAGGTGCATTCTCGTCTGAAAAATGATAACATGGTATTTTCTACTAACAAGATATTTCCCATTTAGATTCTAACTAAAGTTCATTGTAGATTCCCGCCTATATGAACATTGATTATGCTCTGgtgggcaacaacagcagcgtctATATATCGGAGCTCTCGGATTATGGCTCGCTCATCACCGTCTGCAATAAGTACAAGAAACATACAAGCAAAAATATGGACGAGCATGTTGTGATGCATCTGTGCTGTCAACTGTTGGATATTGTTGATCATTTGCATGCACTGGAGATCATTCATGCGGACATCAAGGCGGATAATTTTCTGCTCATGCGACCGTAAGTACTGCCTGGTGTCTTTTACGCCCGATCTTTCATTTCTATTGATATATAATCAACACATTATCATCAAGGATTATGGAATCTGAAACCTATTCGTAAATCTATATCTGAGTTATTTAAGAGtgaatattttgaatttaagcACGAAGGGTCTCGTCGGGCACACTCGATTGGATCATCATCCTTCATGTGTACCTAATAAAAAGACGAGTCCAATCCAAACTCTAAATTGCTGCAGctctcaatatatatatatatatatatatatatatatatttataaatgttacAAAGCTGTTCCCAAACATCTATAAATCCGCTTTACagtaatataatttaatatagtCGTAGCCACTAAAATTTGTGACAGAGAAAGAATTGAATTTACAAATTGCTTTTCCTATTTTCCGTCTTCTGTTTACAGCTTGAGCGTGCAGGCAAATGAGCTTAGTGTGCAGTTGATTGACTTTGGTGTGGCGATTGACACCAAACTTTTTCCGCCCAATCAGACGTTCGACTATGTGCACAATGAGGATGCCTTCAAATGCATCGAGATGCGCACACAGCGCCGCTGGACATATCAATTGGATTTGTTCGGTTTGGTTGGTGTGATGCATGTGCTGCTCTTTGGACGTTATATGGAGGTAGCACAACGACAGCCAAGCGGCATATGGATGCCAAAGACGGCATTTCCACGCTATTTCAGTCGCCAGACATGGGAGTCCATATTCCGTACGCTGCTCAATGTGCGCGACTGTCGCAGCATGCCCAATTTACAGCAGCTGCGTACGCTGCTAAAATCTGAGCTCGCTGAGAAGGAGAAATATGTGGAGGCGGCCATAACCAAGTTTAATATGATAATGCAAAGGAACCATTAGGGGAAGGCGAAGGCTGCCCGCGTTTCTTTTATAtctataagtatatatgtttaaattttagtttaattattaaaaatgtaattcaaatatgttcgtattttttttttctcaacttTTGGAACTGTCATGCAGGACATTGCCATATTATTTGCACACtaatatttttggcatttttaaaaatgttggtatatatattgtaaaaacTACTCAAAAATACCAACATGTACCACAAGAATTGTGTTAGTCCGTTAAGACTAGATTAGGGCAATTCAATTAGATGCGTCTGgtaaatttgttttgtgtttaataaatatatttatttgctaaGCGTATATCCTTTTACAATAATTGAAAGATCCTTTAAATAACCACAATTGAACGCTTTGTGCCGTTAGAGTCGCGgttgttttacaattttgcgcatataaacaaaataatttcaacCCAATTAAGTggttttacataaattttacAATGCGGCAGCGTACCGAGCATTAACTGAAGCGCAGCAATAACAGCCGAACCAATGTACCCGCCCCTGGTTGCCTTGTTCTCCCCTACCGACTGACCACCTACTCAATTCGAGTGCAATGCAATTTTTGGTTGAATCAAATAATTTGGGTTATAGCACTGGCATTTTGTGGATGTGGCGCCATTTGCATTTACAGGCATTCGTCGTTTCAGCCAGTTGGCAGAagtatatatacgcatacatacatacgcacacatacatatacagatatttGGACACTAACCGCTGCTATATACGTTTCCGGCTATGTCGGagctgttgtcgtcgtcgttgcgTGCGCGTCGCAATTGGGCCTGTGGTTATGTGTTGTGTGCATATGCACAGCATATAAATCAAAGTCAAAACAGCTAGACATGATTCACAAATGATCAAAACAGACGAGCGACGGTCTGGCAATGCCGCCAGCCGTCCGCAATCCGCCACCGCCCCAACGCCCCGTCAACCGAACAACCAGCCAAGCCATATGAAAGTCTTATAAATCAACTCCTGGGTGTTGTGTTTGCACGGTGGCTGCTGTTAGCCATGGCCAGAACAATTGCATGCGGTTGACTTTTTGACTGCAACTGCTAAGTTAGCACAAAATTTTGCGTGCCGCGCGTTGGCACTGCGAGTAGTTTGTCAAAAATCTTGATTAGCCAAACCAAAATTCTGCGAGGccgttgcgtatacgtatgtttgtatgtatgtaagaaAACTACcttatacatgtgtgtgtgtgt
This window harbors:
- the BubR1 gene encoding uncharacterized protein BubR1, which codes for MDFDNAKENIQPLASGRNVSLLQASLCQDASQELNAQRKQLELDIKNYTGDDPLEPWYAYICWIEQSYPAGGSNSGLQKVMHKCLTRFEQDERYKQDPRLIKLFIKFMGSQGDQIECYQQMYNSGIGTMLADFYIAWAYSYDLSGNMRKANEIFRLGVDCRAEPLEELKEAQQHFGYTVAQRMLYSEGEETTAVTQELNDRRLALRSLHGQKRKNTLTVGSVRTGAAIRSNMPGVVHNVGASTSRAGRNANRQLEVFNDENADLNVPPPPPIAEPETPADAKSSLRSIIDAARQQENLKEPIAWSKPHKHGKIFASTAAHDPAFPIHVDEKALPPIVDPDGNMLKPFKYPPNFKPKNTSQEPWVTPVTIEDEPDTNTLPCYNKCMLYPRPNMEFSPEEYRAYCWFRRRNEQHPYVLRNEAWWGNGAAFGVRRYPNFASISKPQARDELDAYYKPPAVPSLATLLDKVYNDEEQQEYQLEELLVAKWRQKLITQRGVMDMEETVCLPGEQMPRRKSFFPNLQPGSSRKSIMPRISCVMEEDEDRESEEEQLKQQQQVEKPKTPEPLVMKIWEDPAAEVLPPIPTESVVPTPIPTPIPAIAVTSPPGDKFVMPAPPTRKIEIFEDDAMPPPPPAAVKPAPSVFFDADETCSTQMFNIFIKSQAVSTPKAPQKQAPARQFGTLLKEMPQPPTAAAPAAPLPPASEEPAEPEAAVAAAGQTVSPMLRKQLSTILETSEHGVGATNGTTKSTLTSTTSTTSNTNSTSPSLQATAFVLSSTPGPTRLQRQMVSELSVVGEEPTAAGNFQRLELWEPNAPSVPLLKSLRFQEDKTETVPKPLMACYQEDKTETLPKLPLTLPDMANASKLLLQPSVPQLPTEYDDDDDLCGLFAKTPPKTKAFGSPLYAESSKRMCEQRTPEMFSKSMKHVEPAKRSSFEVFKEESYALSGLKPSSKATSSVNKLAESLMADLSFVPETQQPTALRDGKSQAAAQKKFEIFLDESMPPPPVVPPMMNCTLAETQSETIGPAHLTASFMKDLSSCPLPLPVPVKSPATVAQQNFEIFLDESLPNMPPPPPLALDPMDCTLPETQPQGAAVLDHLETIGPAHLTASFMKDCTELSKCPSPPSTSGNRSTTKTATKSTTKLKFLQDLEKSSTQTESNKAANDYFELNAATEMFASNISMIKNSTLLPETSKRSKSPPKQPAPVAAAAPVPSPTPVVSQPVPLIVLDEPEDDERSIYYKATPLTPKQSNHSWRELSIGTTSKEEFRHRKASFDESVLNSTLASGNVNPFSVDIINSLLDHLEFSMYIEKLPNCQLMGHVKRVAPQSTLQVNGEQFEVHKIIGKGAYGSVFSGIHCKSGKKVAFKQEKPTNYWEYYICLEVHSRLKNDNMIPAYMNIDYALVGNNSSVYISELSDYGSLITVCNKYKKHTSKNMDEHVVMHLCCQLLDIVDHLHALEIIHADIKADNFLLMRPLSVQANELSVQLIDFGVAIDTKLFPPNQTFDYVHNEDAFKCIEMRTQRRWTYQLDLFGLVGVMHVLLFGRYMEVAQRQPSGIWMPKTAFPRYFSRQTWESIFRTLLNVRDCRSMPNLQQLRTLLKSELAEKEKYVEAAITKFNMIMQRNH